GATCAGAGCACTCTTATGAAAATTAATTCTCATTCCGGATATTTGCTGAAAGCAAGTTAAAACCCATTTGAGATTAAGGGCAACTCTACTATCATTTTCCAGGAAAAGAAGTGTATCATCTGCATACTGCAGACACATCACTCCTCCACTAACTAATTCCGGGCACAACCCTCTAACCAAGCCAGCCTGAGCACCTTTATCTATCATTCTAGCAAAAGTGTCTACCACCAGATTGAAAAGCAGGGGGGCAACAGGATCTCCCTGCCTCAAGCCTTTACCATTGAGGAAGAAGTCACTCTGCTCCCCGTTGATTTTCACCCCGACCGACCCTCCTAACGTCACACTTCTAATCCAAGTTAACCACCTAGTACCAAAACCTCTAAGAGTCAACAGCTCGAGTAGGAAATCTAGGTTAACCCTATCGTAGGCCTTCTCATAGTCTATTTTGAACACCAACCCTTGTCTCCCTGAAGAATGTACTGCATGCACAATCTCATGTGCAGTCAACACACTCTCCAGTATGTATCTACCTCCCACAAAGGCAGACTGGCACTCTGTAATCAGTCTACCAATAATGGAAGCTAATCTGTTAGTCAATACCTTAGTAAAAAATTTAAACACGCAGTTAAGTAGACTAATTGGTCTGAATTTGTTCATAGTTCTAGCTTCGTTCTCTTTTGGGATTAAGCTAATCATAGCAAAGTTCAATCTGAACAAATCCAGGTTCCCATCAAACCAAAACTCAAACATCCTTATCAGGTCAGCTTTCACTACTTCCCAAAACACCTGGAAAATCATAAAAGGAAGGCCATCTGGGCCAGGTGCCCCATCTGCATTGGACCCAAAAACAGCCTCTCTAATCTCTTCCTCTCAGAACTGTTTCTCTAGTTTAGCATTTTCCTCAGGGGAGATCTTCTCCTCATTACTAAAAAATCTGTCCTCAGCCTAATGTTAGGTCTAGGTTCCCATCTAAACAGATTCTTATAGTAATCTACAGCTATTCCTTTCATCCCATTCTGGTCAGTTACAGGGCCTTCAGCCCCATCCAGCACATGAATAACATGCTTTCTCCTCCTCTGATTAGCAACTGCTTGGAAATAAGCAGTATTTCTATCCCCCTCAACAATATCTTTCTCTCTAGATCTCTGTCTCACTTTGATCTCCTCCACCTGCCACATCTGGCTCATCTCATGAAGAATATTACCCAGACTCTCTTTGTCCTCATCAGTCAGACTCCCAGACTCAGATTTAATATCTAAGTCATCATATTCCTCCATCAACTCTTCTTGTTTCTCCTAAGAGCAGCTTCTATCTTCCTGTTCCAACCTTTAGCCAATCTCCTAAAGGCCCTAACTTGGGTTTGCCAACAATCGATTGGGTTAGCGGAGTCACATCTAGTGCCCCAAGCCTTAATCACTAGGTCTTTAAAATCAGGCCTAGTAATCCACCACTTTTCAAATTTAAAACTACCTTTTCTATGATGCTCATCTACCCCTGAGTCCCAAACCACAGGAGTATGGTCACTGCCCACCCTAGGCAACACTGTAGAACTAGCCATAGGGAAGGCAGCATCAAACTCTGTAGTGAAAAAAATCCTATCAATTTTAGACATAATCCTATTCTCCTGGTTGTTGCACCAGGTATAATTTCTCCCAGACATGTTGATCTCCAACAAAGACCACATATCAACCTAGCTACTAAACCTATCTGACCATCTAAAGTCTATGTTACCATTGTTCTTATCCTCTGGAGTCCTAACTAAATTAAAATCTCCCCCTACAATAGCAGGGCCTTCCCAATTCAGAAATAATGAATGAAGTTCAGAAATAAAATCCTGCTGATCCTCATCATAAGCAGAGCCGTAAACAGTAGTAACTCTAGACACAAGTTCATCACTTCTGTTTTTAACCACAACACTAACAGAAAACTTTTTAATCTCCCAGGCAAGCACCTCAAACTGATTAATATCCACTCCTACTAAAATGCCACCTGCAGAGCCCACAGATGGCAGTAAATTCCAATCAAAATTCCTATTACCCATAAGAGTATTAAGAAACTTCCTAGAGAAACTACTTTGTTTAGTCTCTTGAAATCCCACAATAGCAGGATTAAGAGGCCAAATCAAATCCTCAATACACTTCTTCCTACCAGGGGCCAATAGCCCCCTAGCATTCCAGAAGATGTATTTCATTCTACCCTACTACTGGGGTGCTTGCCCCTTCTATTCAAACTGCTAGGCAACCCAGCACTAACAGAAACCTTCTCTACCTTACTTCCAACAGAAGCACATCCTTTATCTACCAACTTTTCATTAATGACCACTCCAATAGAATTAGACATGCCATCTAGCTCATCTACTGGAATTGTATGAAATGGGGGCTTGGAAGATATACCTTTCATACTTTTTGGTAGCTCCAGATTCTGCTTCATCTTGAGCAACACCGCCCTGTCCACCATTGGTTGTGAGATATCCTCTCTTGAACTCTTCCTGGAAGCTTGGACAGGCCCATATGTCTTCTGCTTTTTGCCTATCTTCCCTGTCTCTTTCCCAGCCACTTGACTTTTATCAGTTACTCCGAAGTTGCTAAAGTCAGGCATAATATCATCAGGAAGATTGTCAATAACCTCAGCCCTTGTCTTCTCAGAAACATCAACCAGCACTTCTCCTGTATCCTCAGCAGCAAACTCCTCCATCTCCCCATCTAGGTCCCTAAGCAACTGCATTTCAGCAAAGACAAAAGTAGTAGTATCTTTCCCCTGCCCGGCACCTGTCATTATGTCATTTCCATCCAGGCCAAGATCACAATTCTACATCTCCTGTTGTTCTACAAATTCAACgacacactactaggaaaagggatatggctaatatggacattaatggcgcaccgcatatgtggtgcgccactgctatatagcagtggcgcaccatgtgtaggtacgccattagtgtccatatcactaatggcgcaccacacccacggtgcgccactactaacaattttttttccaaaactagtaatggagcaccagggcatagtgcgccattactagttttaactagtaatggtgcaccacacactttgtgcgccactactaacaatttttttttcaaaactagtaatggcgcaccagggtatagtacgccattactagttcaaactagtaatggcgcaccacaaccacggTGTGCCACTACTAAcaactatttttttatttttttgcaaaactagtaatggtgcaccatgtaacaggtgcgccattagtaaccagggttactaatggcgcattgttaggtggtgcgccattggtaacctgACAGCCACCTACCACAGTCACTTTCCCCactcattctctccacctcctcctccaagcttgtctcaactgcctcctcctcctcacctcatttgtaccatagattcacccaaattaagtggttaaatttcctttttttgataggtaagtaaggggaaagttttctttatgttgtagatctacttttttctccctccaacaacgtccacatgcactttttatggcctagatctacgtatgtttgtggtgttgcatatgtttgtggtgttgcatatgtttgtgtttgcaggtaccggtatttgaaacaCGATAGTTGCCAATAGTTTgctggaatgttgattcatttccgtttcggcgagaatttggcactatgcattctttttggtcctatttttaggcaaagtcatgccaaattttttttggttctaaaatatcgttttgctctaccccacaggcgaccatggtccgcacgatgaccgaaggcatcgtgaataggtttttgagcgccgcgaaggccgagatgcttcaaaagaacgagacggagataagatgtccgtgtcgaagatgcaagctgaagagccttatggaCCTGGATTCCGTACTGGTGTGGGACCAcgtgctcttgcgtggtttcgtggatggctatcggtggcaaggtgatgaagatgattatgaagtcgtccatggggggggcaagaaatgaggaagggcagcaagacaaccgcggcgagggcggacgagaagacgaagaatctccaggacatgatcacgaagtagatgtagtacacagtcatcatgtagaagatgccggacatgatgatgaggaagatgccggagcagacgaagggcatgatcatgaagatgaagatgccggagtagacgatgatggaccatcgatgggctgggtgcaggaccctcatattcaagagctgcttctcaagcagatggataacgcaagagctgccgcccgagagaaagccaagctggatcaactggagatagacgtggttactccattgtatgaaggatgcaggcccgaggatacccgcgtGAAAGTAACGCTCGTGGCTctagagatgaaggtaaaacacaaaatgaccgaggCATGCTTTGAcaagaacatgtcattctggcacgaacgtcttcccaaggggaacaagtgcccgaccagtttcgaggaggcgaagaaaatcgtgtgtcctctgggtttaccgcacgtgaaataccatgtgtgcatgaacaattgcatcatttattgggacgagcacgcggagtctaccatatgtaaGGTGTGCGgtgtcactcgatacaagaagaggcaGAAAGCTCCctgaaaagtggtgtggtactttccaaTCACTCCTCGTCttcagcggtatttcgcggaccctaaggtagcaaagctcctgcgttggcacgcggatagggaggagaagaagcgagaagatgacggaaatgattcggagataaataaaaaagacaagatgctgagtcaccctaaggatgcgagccagtggcaagcgttgaacttcgaacacccagaatttggggacgatccaaggaacattgTGCTAGGCGCAAGCACCGATGgcgtcaatccgtttggcagccagagaagcacacatagcacctggcctgtgtttgtgtggatgtacaaccttcccccctggttgtgcatgaagaggaagtacattcacatgagtatgctaattgaagggccgaaacaaccagggaacgacatcaatctgtatctggggctgctgaaagaggagatagacacgctgtggaaaacgccagccaatacgtgggacgccgcagagaaagaatatttccctatgagagccgcacttcTCACAACGGTGcatgactatctcggttacggatatgtcgcagggcaggtggtccacggattttctggatgcgtcaggtgcgtggatgacacaacgtatcgccagctagatagagatcccgggtcttcgaaaaccgtgttcacgggacatcgaaggtggcttcgcaaCGATGACTCATGGAGAAAATGCAAGGAtatgttcgatggtgaaaccgaaccccgaagacgcccgagtacgaggagcggcgaggaaatagacgagctgttgaaaaattggaaagagtgcccggagccgggaaagaagcgaaaggcgccagagccgctgctaaaggtatggaaaacaaggtctgttttctgggacttgccgtactggaagatcctccgtgtgcctcacaaccttgatgtcatgcatatcacgaagaacgtgtgcgagagtctgcttggtaccctgctcaacatgccagagaggaccaaagatgggccgaaagcaagggcagacttgaaatcaatgggcatcagggaggagcttcacgctaataatgatgatgatgatgatgatggtgatgatgatgaggccaaggacacggaaagtcgtcgcaaaggcaaaaaggccaagaagatcagaagtgacttccctcccgcgtgcttcactctaagtcaggaggagatcgagcagtttttcacatgcctcataggagtaaaacttccttacggttacgcggggaagattagcagatacctagactcagcgaagcagaagttcagcgggatgaagtctcacgactgtcacgtgctgatgacgcagatacttccagttgaaatccgtgggatcatggacgcgcacgtccgtgaaacgctatttggcctatgcaactttttcgacatCATCCTTcagaagtcggttggcgtgaggcaactcagaaggctacaggaagagatcatggtgatactatgcgagcttgagatgtacttcccgcccgcattcttcgatgttatggtgcatctgctggtccatatcgtagaggatatcatccaactcgggtcgacgttcctgcacagcatgatgccgtttgaaaggatgaatggtgtcatcaaaggatacgttcgcaacatgtcacgtccagagggaagcatagccaggggctttctgaccgaagagtgcatctcctgctgcacgaattatctaggcatcgagaaccccgttggtctgcccgtcaacaggcacctcgacaggctcgctggatggggtcaccgtgagggtcgccgcgaaatgcaagccgacttcgagggtcgactcgccgactttgaaagagaaaacctagtcgcgctacaacacatagacgtggtcgatccttgggtggtagagcacaaaacctttattgagaagacatacaatgaccgaggccaatagaggacggacggagatataatcaaagagcacaactcatgtttcacgcgttggttcaaggataagcttctgtcgtaccctttacatgaggattcctccgcggaagaacaactcatattcgccttgtcacagggcgccgagcacaacctgatgacgtatgaggcgtacgatatcaacgggtacacattctacaccgaggaaaaggacatgaagagcgatggttatcagaactccggggtaacgatggaatcctacaccagtaacgacaaggacagatactacggaaggatcgaggagatctgggagctgagccacgctggagagaaggtcccgatgttccgtgtcaaatgggccaagagcgtcctaaaagaagactggtatttcaccaccatggttatacccgaagccaaatccaagaccgcgggcgcaaacgtcaccacgaaaaatgagccatgggtactggcttcccaagtggaccaatgcttcttcattaccgacccgtcaaagcccagtcgtgttgtcgtgaggagaggcaaaaggaagatcatcggaatggatggagtcgccaatgagcaagacttcgacaagtacggcgacccgaagatggaacatgaccatgacgatgaagtaccatacaccacaagaagaagcaggaccgcCCTACCTAAAGGATgcccgttcaagagaagaactccatttgcgaaaaagaagggcaagaagattgtgaaaagatagctaagatcgattgtacttaaattgtagccttcatttctcgattgtatttcgacatatggaaatgagcactttttgaattcatgaatattttttcaaatttgatgatattttttcatattcataaatgttttctaaaaaattattagatgaaactaaaaatccaaaaaaaatatgttcaaataacaaatttgatgatattttttcatattcataaatgttttcataTTCATATTTTTCATAAATGTTTTGAAAtctgatgatattttttcacattcataaatgttttcaaatttgatcgtcattttctaaaaaaatattagatgcaactaaaaatccaaaaaaaagttAGTAACGGCGCACCAGGgaaaggtgcgccattgctatcaaggTATTTATGGCGCACCCGAAGGAGGTGCGCCATTGATATACaaatttttatttatgtttattctggtattTTATTTTTCAGTGTTCCTTTTCCTgcttaaatttcatgggcactttttgaattcatgaatattttttcaaatttgatgatattttttcatcaatgttttgtaaaaaattattagatggaactaaaaatccaaaaaaatattttcaaataacaaatttgatgatattatttcatattcataaattttttcatattcatatttTTTCATAAATGTTTTGAAATCTGATGATTTTTTTccacattcataaatgttttcaaatttgatcgtcattttctaaaaaattattacatgcaactaaaaatcccaaaaaaaaattagtaatggcgcaccacggtTGGGTGCGTCATTGGTATACGTAtgtttatggcgcacccctaaaaggtgcgccattgctaaccctcccccactccacttgctcccctctccctctggcctctctccctccctcgccagatccaccTCGCCCCTCCTcgacgcgccgccgcccgcagcctcctCGACGCCGGTGTTCTCCTACGGCAGCCTACCGTTCTCCCACAGGTGATTCCTaccctccccccttccccctagGTTTTCTTGCCTCCTCCCACCATGGCTACCTCCGGCGAGCACGACGCTGCGCCGACGCCGACCTAGCTCCCGGGCTCCGCCGCCCCCACCCATCCCCTCCCTCGCCTTCACCGcacccacccaccccctcccccacCTTCGCTTTCTATTGCCCTCTCCACCCTCTCCTCTCCCTAGAGCCCAGAAAGCCTCGCCGTCGTCACCCCATCTCCTCCCACCTGCTGCCAGACCGCCGCCTCCACCGCAGCCATCCCCAAGAAATCCCCCCACCCACGGGCAAGGCCAAAATGCTTACTCCCGGACACTGTGCCGTGGAATGCTAGCGGATCAGAAATTAACCTCCTAGGTTTTCTTGAGCAGAAGATTTGTTGATGAAAATGCAATTCTAGGCTGATGAAAATGCTTATTCACCCCCTCTTGACCCCATTGAATTGAACATGGCCACAATTTTTCACAACCCTGTTAGTCCGAGTCATCGTTTTACAGTATTTTCAGTTAGTTCAGTTTCGTCAGTATTTTCGTCAGTTAGTTCAGTTTCGTCAGTATTTTCAGTATGGCCTTTAATTTTGTAGGATTCATTTTACCGTGG
This sequence is a window from Aegilops tauschii subsp. strangulata cultivar AL8/78 chromosome 7, Aet v6.0, whole genome shotgun sequence. Protein-coding genes within it:
- the LOC120969120 gene encoding uncharacterized protein, with the translated sequence MTGAGQGKDTTTFVFAEMQLLRDLDGEMEEFAAEDTGEVLVDVSEKTRAEVIDNLPDDIMPDFSNFGVTDKSQVAGKETGKIGKKQKTYGPVQASRKSSREDISQPMVDRAVLLKMKQNLELPKSMKGDGDGVQVSKGLDKTISRTAIGRGKGLSGLAVGDSESTVCPGAGLNNCKSWLGHLSWREATRIATHGGHTTLAYKMKHPEEANSIQVVFSGLRLVYCLVRKWQSAPSGVVS